One region of Oncorhynchus keta strain PuntledgeMale-10-30-2019 chromosome 24, Oket_V2, whole genome shotgun sequence genomic DNA includes:
- the LOC118402679 gene encoding gamma-crystallin M2-like: MSNTRMNIGKIVFYEDKNFQGRSYECSSDCTDMSSNLSRCHSCRVENGCFMVYDRNNYMGNQYFMRRGDYPDYMRNFGMSDCIKSCHMIPMHRGNYKMRIYERENFGGQMHEMMDDCDSIMGRYRMSDCQSCNVMDGHWLMYEQPHFRGRMMYMRPGECKNFSSGIGMGGMRGMRFMSMRRIMDSWY, from the exons ATGTCCAACACCAGAATGAACATAGGCAAG ATTGTCTTCTACGAGGACAAGAACTTCCAGGGTCGTTCCTATGAGTGCAGCAGCGACTGCACTGACATGAGCTCCAACCTGAGCAGGTGCCACTCCTGCAGGGTTGAGAATGGCTGCTTCATGGTCTACGACCGCAACAACTACATGGGAAACCAGTACTTCATGAGGAGGGGTGACTACCCTGACTACATGCGCAACTTTGGAATGAGTGATTGCATCAAGTCCTGTCACATGATCCCCATG CACAGAGGAAACTACAAGATGAGAATCTACGAGAGAGAGAACTTCGGAGGTCAGATGCACGAGATGATGGACGACTGTGACTCCATCATGGGTCGTTACCGTATGTCCGACTGCCAGTCCTGCAACGTGATGGACGGCCACTGGCTGATGTACGAGCAGCCCCACTTCAGAGGCAGGATGATGTACATGAGGCCTGGAGAGTGCAAGAACTTCAGCAGCGGCATAGGAATGGGAGGCATGAGAGGTATGAGGTTCATGAGCATGAGGCGTATCATGGACTCCTGGTACTAA